One Rhodococcus sp. P1Y DNA window includes the following coding sequences:
- the folP gene encoding dihydropteroate synthase gives MSTLCGKPVADDRALVMAIVNRTPDSFYDKGANFTDEAAMASVHRAVAEGADMVDIGGVKAGPGVLVDAAEETRRVVPFVEAIRSAYPDLLISVDTWRSEVARLACGAGADLINDTWAGADPDLVAVAAEEGVGIVCSHTGGATPRTRPHRVRYTDVVADVVAEVTTSAEKAVAAGVARDSILIDPTHDFGKNTYHGLELLRRVDVLVNTGWPVLMALSNKDFIGETLGVELADRLEGTLAATALAAAGGARMFRVHEVASTRRVVDMVAAIQGTRVPVRTVRGLA, from the coding sequence ATGAGCACTCTCTGCGGCAAGCCGGTGGCAGACGATCGCGCACTCGTCATGGCGATCGTCAACCGCACCCCCGACTCGTTCTACGACAAGGGCGCCAACTTCACCGACGAAGCGGCTATGGCGTCGGTGCATCGGGCTGTCGCAGAGGGTGCCGACATGGTCGACATCGGCGGCGTCAAAGCAGGGCCGGGGGTTCTGGTCGACGCCGCCGAGGAAACCCGCCGCGTCGTTCCGTTCGTCGAGGCGATCAGGAGCGCATACCCGGACCTGCTGATCAGTGTCGACACCTGGCGCAGCGAGGTCGCTCGGCTCGCATGCGGTGCCGGCGCGGATTTGATCAACGACACCTGGGCGGGAGCGGACCCAGACCTCGTGGCTGTCGCGGCCGAGGAAGGCGTCGGGATCGTCTGCTCGCACACCGGCGGCGCTACGCCGCGTACCCGACCGCATCGGGTTCGATACACCGATGTCGTCGCCGATGTCGTCGCCGAGGTGACGACATCGGCCGAAAAAGCTGTTGCAGCCGGAGTCGCCAGGGACTCGATTCTGATAGATCCGACCCATGATTTCGGGAAAAACACCTATCACGGGCTCGAGTTGTTGCGTCGCGTGGACGTTCTTGTAAACACCGGATGGCCAGTGCTCATGGCGCTGAGCAACAAGGATTTTATAGGCGAGACTCTAGGGGTAGAACTCGCCGACCGGTTGGAGGGAACATTGGCAGCGACAGCATTGGCCGCAGCAGGCGGAGCCCGAATGTTCCGGGTGCACGAGGTTGCGTCGACAAGAAGAGTCGTCGACATGGTTGCGGCGATACAGGGGACGAGGGTTCCGGTTCGGACAGTGAGGGGCCTCGCATGA
- the glgC gene encoding glucose-1-phosphate adenylyltransferase — translation MRTQPHVLGIVLAGGEGKRLYPMTADRAKPAVPFGGAYRLIDFVLSNLVNAGYLRLCVLTQYKSHSLDRHISQTWRLSGFAGEYITPVPAQQRLGPRWYTGSADAIFQSLNLVYDEDPEYIVVFGADHVYRMDPEQMVQQHIDSGAGVTVAGIRVPRSEAFAFGCIDSDENGKITQFLEKPAQPPGTPDDPNVTYASMGNYVFTTKVLIDAIKADSENSDSDHDMGGDIIPALVEAGVASVYDFNDNVVPGATERDRGYWRDVGTIDAFYDAHMDLVSVHPIFNLYNRRWPIRGAAENLPPAKFVQGGLAQESVVGAGCILSAATVRNSVLSSNVMIDDGATVEGSVLMPGVKIGKGAVVRRAILDKNVVVGPGEIVGVDLERDKERFNVSAGGVVSVGKGVWI, via the coding sequence GTGAGGACACAACCGCACGTACTAGGGATCGTGCTTGCCGGCGGTGAGGGTAAGCGGCTTTACCCGATGACCGCGGACAGAGCAAAGCCAGCCGTCCCATTCGGCGGCGCATATCGACTGATCGACTTCGTACTGAGCAATCTCGTCAACGCCGGTTACCTCCGGCTGTGCGTGTTGACCCAGTACAAGTCGCATTCGCTCGACCGTCATATTTCGCAGACCTGGCGGCTGTCCGGGTTCGCGGGGGAGTACATCACTCCTGTGCCGGCTCAGCAGCGACTCGGTCCACGCTGGTACACCGGCAGCGCCGACGCCATCTTCCAATCACTCAACCTCGTCTACGACGAAGACCCCGAGTACATCGTGGTGTTCGGTGCGGACCACGTCTATCGCATGGATCCGGAACAGATGGTGCAGCAGCACATCGATTCCGGCGCAGGCGTCACCGTGGCAGGTATCCGGGTGCCACGAAGCGAAGCGTTCGCGTTCGGGTGCATCGACAGCGACGAGAACGGCAAGATCACGCAGTTCCTGGAGAAGCCCGCGCAACCGCCGGGCACTCCCGACGACCCCAATGTCACCTACGCCTCGATGGGCAACTACGTATTCACGACGAAGGTCCTGATCGACGCGATCAAGGCGGACTCGGAGAATTCCGACTCCGATCACGACATGGGCGGCGACATCATTCCCGCGCTCGTAGAAGCCGGTGTCGCGTCGGTGTACGACTTCAACGACAACGTCGTTCCCGGAGCGACCGAACGCGATCGTGGCTACTGGCGAGACGTCGGCACCATCGACGCGTTCTACGACGCACACATGGATCTGGTGTCCGTACACCCGATTTTCAACCTCTACAACCGCCGCTGGCCCATCCGTGGCGCGGCCGAGAACCTCCCTCCTGCCAAGTTCGTCCAGGGCGGTCTCGCGCAGGAATCCGTCGTCGGCGCCGGGTGCATCCTGTCCGCCGCAACGGTTCGCAACTCGGTCCTGTCCTCCAACGTCATGATCGACGACGGCGCGACCGTAGAGGGCAGCGTTCTGATGCCGGGCGTCAAGATCGGCAAGGGTGCCGTCGTGCGTCGGGCGATTCTCGACAAGAACGTCGTGGTCGGGCCCGGCGAGATCGTCGGCGTCGACCTCGAACGCGACAAGGAACGCTTCAACGTCTCCGCGGGCGGCGTCGTGTCGGTCGGTAAGGGCGTCTGGATCTAG
- a CDS encoding trypsin-like peptidase domain-containing protein, protein MAAVTDVSEGYRERVSTTTDPDAPRLPPRPLYRPAVDPASAAAFGRPSDVEGSFTPPAGRSVPSPKITSRSPDPVLAEAFGRPDDAEESLQRDPDAPTGPPAPEAEPEDPWRDPTSLVRLGAAAAETPVPPEKPVGPKLGVREVLFGERVAPKSLVVLGVLALAIGLVGGLIGRETAEVTGALTSQKVNLAQSTGEDLPQGQVAKVADAVLPSVVSIQVTLGDNAGTGSGVVIAGEGYIVTNNHVISMAATNPDRATLQVTFSDGTKVPADIVGRDVKTDLAVLKADVGNLTVAELGNSADVQVGEDVVAVGSPLGLSKTVTRGIVSALDRPVRLSGEGTDTDAVIDAVQTDAAINPGNSGGPLIDAEGRVIGINSAIRSESGGSVGLGFAIPIDDVTKVAQSLIATGEMKHPDIGVNARSVINDATSGAEVANVRSGGPAQQAGIVEGDVITKVGDRAVTSADELVVAVQASEIGQSTPVQLVRSGRLVDVTVTPISD, encoded by the coding sequence TTGGCCGCTGTGACCGACGTAAGCGAGGGGTACCGGGAACGCGTGAGCACCACTACTGACCCAGATGCACCACGACTGCCTCCTCGGCCGCTGTATCGGCCCGCGGTCGACCCTGCGTCTGCCGCTGCTTTCGGACGGCCGAGCGACGTCGAGGGCTCGTTCACTCCGCCGGCCGGTCGTTCCGTTCCGTCCCCGAAGATCACCTCGCGCTCCCCTGATCCAGTCCTCGCAGAGGCGTTCGGACGGCCGGACGACGCCGAGGAATCCCTCCAGCGCGATCCGGATGCGCCCACCGGTCCCCCCGCCCCCGAAGCGGAACCGGAAGACCCGTGGCGCGACCCCACCTCCCTTGTCCGGCTCGGCGCAGCGGCCGCCGAAACGCCCGTCCCTCCCGAGAAGCCGGTCGGCCCCAAGCTCGGCGTCCGCGAGGTCCTGTTCGGTGAGCGCGTAGCTCCGAAGTCACTCGTCGTACTCGGTGTTCTCGCGCTCGCCATCGGCCTTGTCGGAGGCTTGATCGGCAGGGAAACAGCTGAGGTCACCGGCGCGTTGACCAGCCAAAAAGTGAACCTGGCCCAGTCGACGGGCGAGGATCTCCCGCAAGGCCAGGTCGCAAAGGTCGCCGATGCGGTGCTGCCGTCCGTGGTGTCCATCCAGGTGACGCTCGGAGACAACGCAGGCACCGGATCGGGAGTGGTCATCGCGGGCGAGGGCTACATCGTCACCAACAATCACGTCATCTCCATGGCAGCCACCAACCCGGACCGCGCAACGCTGCAGGTGACCTTCTCGGACGGCACCAAGGTCCCCGCCGACATCGTCGGCCGAGACGTCAAGACCGACCTCGCGGTGCTCAAGGCCGATGTCGGCAACCTCACGGTCGCCGAACTCGGCAACTCCGCCGACGTTCAGGTCGGCGAGGACGTCGTTGCGGTCGGTTCACCGCTCGGCTTGAGCAAAACGGTGACTCGCGGAATCGTCAGCGCGCTCGACCGACCGGTCAGGCTGTCCGGCGAGGGCACCGACACGGATGCCGTCATCGACGCGGTACAGACCGACGCAGCAATAAACCCTGGCAACTCCGGGGGGCCGCTGATCGACGCGGAAGGGCGCGTCATCGGCATCAATTCGGCGATCCGTAGCGAGAGCGGTGGGTCGGTCGGCCTCGGCTTCGCCATCCCCATCGACGATGTAACCAAGGTTGCACAGTCGCTCATCGCTACCGGTGAAATGAAGCACCCGGACATCGGCGTCAACGCTCGCTCGGTGATCAACGACGCCACCTCGGGGGCCGAAGTCGCGAACGTTCGATCCGGCGGCCCGGCACAGCAGGCAGGCATCGTCGAAGGTGACGTCATCACCAAGGTCGGTGACCGCGCAGTTACAAGCGCAGACGAACTCGTCGTTGCCGTGCAGGCCAGCGAGATTGGCCAGTCGACGCCGGTTCAGCTGGTTCGTTCGGGCCGACTCGTCGACGTCACCGTCACTCCGATTTCGGACTAG
- a CDS encoding DivIVA domain-containing protein, which yields MLTLLLYVVIIAVVAALLFFVASAVFGRGEELEPLPEGTTATVLPAEGVTGDDVRDLKFQQTLRGYKPSEVDWALDRLGAEIDLLRSRLEESGPEEE from the coding sequence ATGCTGACGCTCCTGCTGTACGTCGTCATCATTGCCGTCGTCGCAGCCCTGCTCTTCTTCGTCGCAAGTGCCGTTTTCGGTCGCGGTGAGGAACTCGAACCTCTTCCCGAAGGCACGACGGCGACGGTCCTTCCCGCCGAGGGCGTGACCGGTGACGACGTCCGAGACCTGAAGTTCCAGCAGACCCTGCGGGGTTACAAGCCGAGCGAAGTCGATTGGGCACTGGACCGGTTGGGTGCCGAGATCGACCTGCTGAGATCGCGCCTGGAAGAATCAGGGCCGGAAGAAGAATGA
- a CDS encoding O-methyltransferase, which yields MSTNAEKLLAYAEDSAQEDEVLVSARERAEELGASPVPASVGAILSIFTQMLGAKTVVEIGTGAGISGLWLLDGMRDDGVLTTIDTEPEHQRAAKDAFRAGGIPPSRTRLINGWALDVLPRLADDTYDLVFIDASPVDHLHFVQESVRLLRPGGVLVLHNALLNGRVPDSTQRDATTVAVRSAARAIAEDDRLTTVLLPLGDGLICASRS from the coding sequence GTGTCGACAAACGCCGAGAAGTTGCTCGCCTACGCCGAGGATTCCGCTCAGGAGGACGAGGTACTGGTCTCGGCCAGGGAACGCGCCGAGGAACTGGGCGCGTCTCCCGTTCCCGCTTCGGTCGGCGCAATCCTGAGCATCTTCACCCAGATGCTCGGCGCCAAAACCGTCGTCGAAATCGGAACCGGTGCAGGCATCAGCGGACTCTGGCTACTCGACGGCATGCGCGACGACGGCGTCCTGACCACGATCGACACCGAACCTGAGCACCAGCGCGCAGCCAAAGACGCCTTCCGCGCCGGAGGCATCCCCCCGTCGCGCACGCGCCTGATCAACGGCTGGGCCCTCGACGTGCTGCCGCGGCTCGCCGACGACACCTACGACCTCGTGTTCATCGATGCCAGCCCGGTCGACCACTTGCATTTCGTGCAGGAAAGCGTTCGCCTGCTGCGTCCCGGCGGCGTGCTCGTTCTACACAACGCCCTGCTGAACGGGCGTGTGCCCGACTCGACCCAACGGGACGCGACGACCGTCGCCGTGCGATCCGCAGCCCGCGCCATCGCCGAGGACGACCGTCTGACAACGGTCCTTCTCCCCCTCGGCGATGGGCTGATCTGCGCTTCGCGCAGCTGA
- the sigE gene encoding RNA polymerase sigma factor SigE: MNEDRDTSVLPGAESEGSVEDLSGTAVFDATGEATTMPSWDELVREHGDRVYRLAYRLSGNAQDAEDLTQDTFIRVFRSLSNYQPGTFEGWLHRITTNLFLDMVRRRNRIRMEALPEDYDRVPSETPNPEQIYHDARLDPDLQSALDSLAPEFRAAIVLCDIEGLSYEEIGATLGVKLGTVRSRIHRGRAALREYLRVNGKVDSSHASAH; encoded by the coding sequence ATCAACGAAGATCGCGACACCTCGGTTTTACCCGGGGCAGAGTCCGAGGGTTCGGTCGAGGACCTCAGCGGTACGGCCGTGTTCGACGCTACCGGCGAAGCCACGACGATGCCGTCCTGGGACGAATTGGTCCGTGAGCACGGCGACCGTGTCTACCGTCTCGCCTACCGCCTGTCCGGCAACGCACAGGACGCCGAGGATCTCACGCAGGACACATTCATTCGTGTCTTCCGCTCACTGTCGAACTACCAGCCAGGCACCTTCGAAGGCTGGCTGCATCGCATCACCACCAACCTGTTCCTCGACATGGTTCGTCGCCGCAATCGCATCCGAATGGAAGCCCTTCCGGAGGACTACGACCGCGTTCCGTCCGAGACACCCAACCCCGAGCAGATCTACCACGACGCCCGACTCGATCCTGACCTACAGTCGGCGCTCGACTCGCTGGCACCCGAATTCCGTGCGGCAATCGTGCTGTGTGACATCGAAGGACTGTCGTACGAGGAGATCGGTGCAACACTGGGAGTCAAGCTGGGAACGGTTCGTAGCCGGATCCATCGGGGACGCGCGGCACTACGGGAGTACCTTCGAGTGAACGGGAAGGTCGACTCTTCTCACGCAAGTGCCCACTAG
- a CDS encoding glucosyl-3-phosphoglycerate synthase has protein sequence MTLADRTTVMKSWADTNGWDTPSWSLAELEAAKAGRTVSVVLPALNEEETVAAVVDTIHPLLGGLVDELIVLDSGSTDATAERAIAAGARVISREEAIPGLDPVKGKGEVLWRSVAASTGDLIAFVDSDLINPDPAFVPKLLGPLLMGDGIHLVKGYYRRPLRTSGTEDANGGGRVTELVARPLLAALRPELTGVIQPLGGEYAGTRELLSAVPFAPGYGVEIGLLLDTYDRLGLGAIGQVNLGVRKHRNRPLVELGAMSRQIVGTMLNRCGMVDSGAGLMQFRVDGDSFVPFSTEVSLADRPAINTLHV, from the coding sequence ATGACACTTGCCGACCGAACGACCGTGATGAAATCGTGGGCGGACACCAACGGCTGGGACACCCCGTCGTGGTCCCTCGCCGAGTTGGAGGCGGCCAAGGCAGGCCGCACCGTATCTGTCGTACTCCCTGCGCTCAACGAGGAGGAGACCGTCGCGGCGGTCGTGGACACAATCCACCCGTTGCTGGGCGGGCTCGTCGACGAGCTGATCGTGCTCGACTCCGGGTCCACCGACGCCACCGCCGAGCGCGCGATCGCCGCGGGGGCACGCGTCATCAGCCGCGAAGAAGCCATCCCCGGGCTCGATCCGGTCAAGGGAAAGGGCGAAGTCCTGTGGCGTTCGGTTGCCGCGTCGACCGGTGATCTCATCGCCTTCGTCGACTCCGACTTGATCAACCCGGACCCGGCGTTCGTGCCGAAGCTTCTCGGCCCACTGCTGATGGGCGACGGGATCCACCTCGTCAAGGGCTACTACCGGCGTCCGCTGCGCACCAGCGGGACCGAGGACGCAAACGGGGGAGGACGCGTGACCGAACTCGTCGCCCGACCCCTTCTCGCCGCGCTGCGTCCTGAGCTGACCGGTGTAATTCAGCCTCTCGGAGGCGAATACGCAGGAACCCGAGAGTTGCTGTCCGCGGTGCCCTTCGCGCCCGGGTACGGCGTCGAGATCGGGCTTCTTCTCGACACCTACGACAGGCTCGGTCTCGGCGCTATCGGTCAGGTCAATCTGGGCGTCCGGAAGCACCGAAATCGTCCGCTCGTCGAGCTCGGCGCAATGAGTCGTCAGATCGTCGGGACGATGCTGAACCGGTGCGGGATGGTCGATTCGGGGGCAGGCCTGATGCAGTTCCGGGTCGACGGCGACTCGTTCGTGCCGTTCTCCACCGAGGTATCACTGGCGGATCGACCGGCCATCAACACCTTGCACGTGTGA
- a CDS encoding DUF3117 domain-containing protein, producing MAAMKPRTGDGPLEATKEGRGIVMRVPLEGGGRLVVELTPDEAAALGEELKGVTG from the coding sequence ATGGCGGCGATGAAGCCCCGGACCGGGGACGGTCCCCTCGAAGCAACCAAAGAGGGACGAGGGATCGTGATGAGGGTGCCACTGGAAGGTGGTGGACGCCTGGTCGTCGAACTTACCCCTGACGAGGCAGCTGCACTCGGTGAAGAGTTGAAGGGCGTCACCGGTTAA
- the glgA gene encoding glycogen synthase, which translates to MRVAMMTREYPPEVYGGAGVHVTELAAQLKVLCEVDIHCMGAPRENAQVHEPDPALLGANAALTTLSAELRMANAAAGADVVHSHTWYTGLAGHLAAELFDVPHILTAHSLEPRRPWKAEQLGGGYRISSWSEKNAIEYADAVIAVSEGMAKDVLDAYPRLDPTRVHVVRNGIDTENWHAGPAADPTDSALQAIGVDPNRPIVAFVGRITRQKGVGHLIAAAHRFDPAIQLVLCAGAPDTPEIAAETERAVEELQRSRTGVYWVREMLPTEKIREILSAAQVFVCPSVYEPLGIVNLEAMAAETAVVASDVGGIPEVVDNGVTGRLVHYNSYEPQAFEEALAKTVNEVALDPETAATMGRAGRARAVAEFSWAAIAQQTLDVYEAALARRA; encoded by the coding sequence GTGCGCGTGGCAATGATGACTAGGGAATATCCACCTGAGGTGTACGGCGGAGCAGGTGTGCACGTCACCGAGCTTGCGGCGCAGTTGAAAGTGCTGTGCGAGGTCGACATCCACTGCATGGGAGCACCGCGCGAGAACGCGCAGGTGCACGAGCCCGATCCCGCACTCCTCGGCGCCAACGCGGCTCTCACGACCTTGTCCGCCGAATTGCGCATGGCCAATGCAGCTGCAGGCGCAGACGTCGTCCACTCGCACACCTGGTACACCGGGCTCGCCGGTCACCTGGCCGCCGAGCTGTTCGACGTCCCGCACATCCTGACGGCTCACTCGCTGGAGCCACGCAGGCCGTGGAAGGCCGAACAGTTGGGCGGCGGTTACCGCATATCGTCGTGGTCCGAGAAGAACGCGATCGAGTATGCGGATGCGGTCATTGCGGTCAGCGAGGGTATGGCCAAAGATGTTCTCGACGCCTATCCCCGACTGGATCCGACGCGAGTTCACGTGGTACGCAACGGGATCGACACCGAAAACTGGCATGCGGGGCCGGCGGCCGACCCCACCGATTCGGCGCTGCAGGCAATCGGGGTCGATCCGAACCGGCCTATCGTCGCCTTCGTCGGACGCATCACCCGGCAGAAGGGCGTCGGACATCTGATTGCCGCGGCGCACCGATTCGACCCGGCGATCCAGCTGGTCCTGTGCGCAGGCGCGCCGGATACTCCGGAGATCGCTGCCGAAACCGAGCGCGCGGTCGAGGAATTGCAGCGCAGCCGCACCGGCGTGTACTGGGTACGTGAGATGCTGCCGACCGAGAAGATTCGCGAAATTCTTTCCGCTGCACAGGTATTCGTCTGTCCTTCGGTGTACGAACCGTTGGGGATCGTCAATCTGGAGGCGATGGCAGCCGAAACAGCAGTCGTTGCTTCCGATGTCGGCGGCATACCCGAGGTCGTCGACAACGGCGTCACCGGGCGGCTCGTGCATTACAACTCGTACGAACCGCAGGCATTCGAGGAAGCGTTGGCGAAGACGGTCAACGAGGTCGCACTCGACCCCGAGACGGCGGCCACGATGGGTCGGGCAGGGCGTGCGAGGGCCGTCGCCGAATTCTCCTGGGCAGCCATTGCTCAGCAGACTCTCGACGTCTACGAAGCCGCGCTCGCCAGACGCGCATAG
- a CDS encoding putative RNA methyltransferase, with the protein MLADVMDLLICPHCSADLDMEDRTILCDRGHSFDVARQGYVSLLPGNAGGILGDSAEMIAAREMFLGGGHFTPIRDAVVDAVGRREVVLEVGVGSGYYSAAVLEQTGGRGIGVDVSKAAARRAARAHPGLGSIVADIWNGLPVRSGALGAALCVFSPRNATELQRVIEPGGVLIVVTPTARHQQELIGALGLIGVDDEKARRLGDSLAGKFELASRDVVEFAMELSHADVASLVAMGPSARHTTDASRQASIAALPATTTVTASVVVGVYARLASAAS; encoded by the coding sequence GTGCTTGCTGACGTCATGGACCTGCTGATCTGCCCGCATTGTTCGGCCGATCTAGATATGGAGGACCGAACGATCCTGTGCGACCGCGGACACTCGTTCGACGTCGCGAGGCAGGGGTACGTGAGTCTCCTGCCCGGGAACGCGGGCGGGATTCTCGGCGACTCGGCCGAGATGATCGCGGCGCGCGAGATGTTTCTCGGCGGTGGACACTTCACACCGATCCGCGATGCCGTCGTCGATGCTGTCGGTCGGCGTGAGGTGGTCCTGGAGGTCGGGGTCGGGAGTGGCTATTACTCGGCCGCGGTCCTCGAGCAGACCGGCGGCCGCGGTATCGGCGTGGACGTTTCCAAGGCTGCTGCCCGTCGTGCTGCCCGGGCACATCCTGGTCTCGGCTCGATCGTTGCCGACATCTGGAACGGTCTGCCAGTTCGGTCAGGTGCGCTGGGCGCGGCCCTGTGCGTGTTCTCCCCACGCAACGCAACGGAGTTGCAGCGGGTGATCGAGCCGGGCGGTGTACTGATCGTCGTGACGCCGACTGCGCGTCATCAGCAGGAATTGATCGGCGCCCTCGGACTCATCGGCGTCGATGACGAGAAAGCGCGCAGGCTCGGTGACTCTCTCGCGGGCAAGTTCGAACTCGCCTCCCGAGACGTCGTCGAGTTCGCGATGGAACTGAGCCATGCGGATGTGGCCAGCCTGGTCGCGATGGGGCCGTCTGCGCGTCACACGACCGACGCCTCACGCCAGGCGTCGATCGCAGCCCTACCGGCGACGACGACCGTGACGGCATCGGTCGTGGTCGGGGTCTATGCGCGTCTGGCGAGCGCGGCTTCGTAG
- a CDS encoding long-chain-acyl-CoA synthetase yields MAVDARQKIGVTDLAVALPKMVTEVPSLLKGLAGFTRKPNDKASIGKVFQDAAAKNGNRPFVRFDGESTSYADANALVNQFANVFVDRGVKRGDVVAVLSKNRPEALFAALAAVKLGATAGMLNYNQRGDVLEHSLGILDAKVLVLDENAQEALDSLEKAPQAGVVLPLKELAEAAQKADTANPSVTTEIQAKEKAFYIFTSGTTGMPKASLMSHFRWLKSMSGLGNMGVRLRSNDVIYCCLPLYHNNALTVTLSSVLAGGATMAIGAQFSVSNFWQDVEVNKATAFTYIGELCRYLLTQPKKDTDRNNTIKLIVGNGLRPEIWEEFTERFGIERVAEFYGASECNIAFVNALNMKKTAGICPLPYAVVEYDEESGKAKRGSNGKLRKVGAGDVGLLLSKVTDRAPFDGYSDDEATEKKLVRDGFKDGDAWFDTGDLVRKQGWMHVAFVDRLGDTFRWKGENVATTQVEGALGGHPAVDGAVVYGVDIDGTDGKAGMAAVTLREGESFDGKAVAEHLYDKLPTYAVPLFVRVVDSLEQTSTFKSQKVALRKLGYEEDGDSELYVLRGKSGGYDKAYDGYVDEVAAGKAPKG; encoded by the coding sequence ATGGCTGTCGATGCCCGTCAGAAAATTGGAGTAACCGATCTTGCGGTCGCGTTGCCGAAAATGGTGACGGAGGTGCCGAGTCTGCTCAAAGGTCTCGCGGGCTTCACGCGCAAGCCGAACGACAAGGCGTCTATCGGCAAGGTGTTCCAGGACGCCGCAGCCAAGAACGGCAACCGACCGTTCGTGCGATTCGACGGCGAATCCACCTCCTATGCCGACGCGAACGCCCTGGTCAATCAGTTCGCGAACGTCTTCGTCGATCGCGGTGTGAAGCGCGGGGACGTTGTCGCCGTCTTGAGCAAGAACCGTCCTGAGGCATTGTTCGCTGCACTGGCCGCGGTCAAGCTGGGTGCGACTGCAGGAATGCTCAACTACAACCAGCGGGGGGATGTCCTCGAGCACAGTCTCGGCATCCTCGACGCGAAGGTTCTGGTCCTCGACGAGAACGCGCAGGAGGCACTCGACTCGCTCGAGAAGGCACCCCAGGCAGGCGTCGTACTGCCGCTGAAGGAACTTGCCGAAGCGGCGCAGAAGGCGGACACCGCTAACCCGTCCGTGACCACGGAGATCCAGGCCAAGGAAAAAGCTTTCTACATTTTCACCTCGGGCACCACGGGTATGCCCAAGGCCAGCCTGATGAGCCACTTCCGGTGGCTGAAGTCGATGTCCGGGTTGGGCAACATGGGTGTTCGCCTTCGCAGCAACGACGTCATCTATTGCTGCTTGCCGCTCTACCACAACAACGCACTGACGGTGACGCTGTCCTCGGTGCTTGCGGGCGGCGCGACGATGGCGATCGGCGCGCAGTTCTCGGTCAGCAACTTCTGGCAGGACGTCGAGGTCAACAAGGCGACTGCGTTCACCTACATCGGCGAACTGTGCCGGTACCTGCTGACACAGCCCAAGAAGGACACCGACCGGAACAACACGATCAAGCTCATCGTCGGCAACGGCCTCCGCCCGGAGATTTGGGAGGAGTTCACCGAGCGTTTCGGGATCGAACGCGTCGCCGAGTTCTACGGTGCGAGCGAGTGCAACATCGCCTTCGTCAACGCGTTGAACATGAAGAAGACTGCAGGAATCTGCCCGCTGCCGTATGCCGTCGTCGAGTACGACGAAGAGAGCGGCAAGGCCAAACGCGGCAGCAACGGCAAGCTCCGCAAGGTGGGGGCGGGTGATGTCGGGCTTCTGCTGTCCAAGGTGACCGATCGCGCGCCGTTCGACGGTTACTCGGACGACGAGGCAACCGAGAAGAAGCTCGTTCGCGATGGATTCAAGGACGGTGACGCGTGGTTCGACACCGGCGACCTCGTCCGCAAACAGGGCTGGATGCACGTCGCTTTCGTCGACCGCCTCGGTGACACATTCCGCTGGAAGGGCGAAAACGTCGCGACGACGCAGGTCGAGGGCGCGCTCGGTGGGCATCCGGCCGTCGACGGTGCCGTGGTCTACGGCGTCGACATCGACGGAACCGACGGCAAGGCGGGCATGGCGGCCGTGACGTTGCGCGAGGGTGAATCCTTCGACGGAAAAGCTGTCGCCGAACATCTCTACGACAAGCTTCCGACCTACGCGGTCCCGCTGTTCGTCCGCGTCGTCGACAGCCTGGAGCAGACTTCGACGTTCAAGAGCCAGAAGGTTGCGCTCCGCAAACTCGGCTACGAAGAAGACGGCGACAGCGAGCTGTACGTGCTGCGTGGCAAGTCCGGCGGATACGACAAGGCCTACGACGGGTACGTCGACGAGGTCGCCGCTGGTAAGGCGCCCAAGGGCTAG
- a CDS encoding DNA-3-methyladenine glycosylase I: MTVLPGPDGKLRCPWGATEDDLYREYHDTEWGRELHGRDALYERLCLEAFQSGLSWITILRKRDNFRRAFAGFDPEKVAAFGPADVERLMADASIVRNRAKIEAAIGNARIVSEMDLDAVLWSFAPTPRPQRLVSVSDVPAVTEESKAMAKELKRRGLRFFGPTTAYALMQATGMVNDHLSGCLVTTPNTDSGSRYGPP, translated from the coding sequence ATGACCGTGCTGCCGGGTCCCGACGGGAAGCTGCGGTGCCCCTGGGGAGCGACCGAGGACGATCTCTACCGCGAGTACCACGACACGGAATGGGGCCGCGAGCTTCACGGCCGGGACGCGCTGTACGAGCGGTTGTGCCTCGAGGCTTTCCAATCAGGTCTGTCGTGGATCACGATTCTGCGCAAGCGGGACAATTTTCGACGTGCGTTCGCGGGCTTCGATCCGGAGAAAGTCGCGGCGTTCGGACCCGCCGATGTGGAGCGTCTGATGGCCGACGCGTCCATCGTGCGGAATCGAGCCAAGATCGAGGCCGCTATCGGCAATGCCCGCATCGTGTCCGAGATGGATCTAGACGCCGTGCTCTGGTCTTTTGCTCCGACTCCGCGACCGCAACGTCTCGTTTCCGTATCGGATGTACCGGCGGTGACCGAGGAATCCAAGGCCATGGCCAAAGAACTGAAGCGCCGCGGGCTGCGGTTCTTCGGGCCGACCACGGCCTATGCGTTGATGCAGGCCACCGGAATGGTGAACGATCACCTGTCCGGCTGCCTCGTGACGACGCCGAATACCGACTCCGGTTCCCGGTATGGCCCTCCATAG